Part of the Candidatus Nealsonbacteria bacterium genome is shown below.
AATAATGGGTAACTATCTGGCGGATAGCGGTTTCTTCTTTCAGCTCTTCGTAATATTTTATTTTCCCTGTTTTCAGATGCTCTTCAATTTTTTGGGCGATGCTTTTTCCCACGCCCGGGAGCTCTTGTATTCCCTTAAGGCCGGATGTTTTGTAAATAATGGAAACATCTTCCTTTAAATTTTCCAGGGATTTAGCGGCTTTTTCATAAGCCCTGGGCTTGAAAGGAACGCTTTTTATTTTAAGAAGTTCGGATATTTCGTAAAGTATTTTAGCAAGCTTATTATTCGCCATATTTTTCTGCTGAAAATTTATAAATCGTTATTCCTTCTCTTTCCGGGTCAATTCCCGCTTTTTGGCAGGCAATATCAATTTGTTCTTCTGAATTATCTATTCCTTCCAAATCAGGCAATAAAAGTCCGGATTTGGCTCTCGGCCAGTCATCAAATATCGCATCTTTTTTTTCAGAAAGAAGAGAGGGAATATTTTTTATAATAATACCATATTTTTTGGGATTTAACTCCTTTAAATCCGTAATAATTTCCGGTGTTCCCAAAATATAAACAACATAAGAAAGTAAGAGCAGTTCTTCTTTTTTGATTTTTCCGAATCTGTGATCTTGGGTAGCGGCAGTAATCGCATTTTCTATAACCTCTTCGGCAATATTTTCTTTGGTTGCTAAATAAGTGCCGATACAGCCTCTTAATTTTTTCTGTTTCATTATTGTGACAAAAACACCGGCCTTTCTTTTCAGATATTCTTTTGGAAAGTCGGAGGGAATTGAAATAATTTTATTGTTTTCAATGTAGTTTTCAATAGCTGACTTTGCAAGTAAAACCAAGGGATGCATATTTTAATTATTTTTTATTTTAATTTAAAATTAACCACTAAATATCCCACGCCAAAAGGTCCTTCATAGGATAAAATTTCAGGTTCCCATTTTAACCCTGAGCTTGCCTGCACTGAGTTTATTGAATGTGTCGAATGGGCTTCTAAAATTCCCAAAGTAAAACAAAAAGAACGAAGACCGCATTCTCCGGCTTCCGGAAAATCATCGTTTAACTTTAAAATTGCGCTTATATCTTTTCTTTTCAAAGATTCAATCAAAGCTTTATCAAATTTTGGACCTTGGGGATTGAAACCGTATGGCCCGTCTTTTTTTAAACAATGGGAAAGGTCGCCGGAAGCTATTAAACCAATTTTCATTTTACAATTTAAAATTTGCGTTTGATAAAACTCTTTTCCTTTTTTAAAATAAAAATCAGGGGGTTCTAAGCCCACAAGATAGGGCTTAACTTCGCTTTTAAATTCATTTGCCAAAAAAAACAAAGGAACGTTAAATCCCCAATCAGGATGAGGAGAGGAAATTATAATCAAATCAGGGTTTATTTTTTTAAACTTTTTGCCCAAACTTTCCAGAGACTGGATTGTTTTTTTGACTTTATTCCTGTCTTTTTGAGAGCCGATTGACGGAAGCAGAATCGGCGGGTGAGGAGAGAAAACGGAGAAAACAATGTCCATGTTAATTTAAAATTAAGTTTAAATTTTCTTTGCACTTGGCGCACTTTCCTTTTTTATCAAAACGTTGGATGTCATATCCTGTTCTTTTAATCATTAAAGAGTCACATTTCGGGCAAAAAGTATTTTCACTTTCCAGTCCTTGAACGTTGCCGTTGTAAACATATTTTAAACCGGCGTCCTTTCCGATTTGCCAAGCTCTTTTAAGAGTTTCAACCGGAGTATCGGGTAGTTTTTTTAATTTCCAGGAAATTTTACTGTAAAACTGGGTTAGATGCCAGGGAGTTTCCGCTCCCAATTCTTTTTTAATAAACTTGGCGATTTTTTCAAACATTTCCAATTGATCGCTTAACCCGGGAATTACCAAGGTTGTAATTTCAAGCCAGATTTTTTTATTTTTTATTCTAACCAGGTTATCTAAAACCGGCTGCAGTTTTCCACCGCAATTTTTTCGGTAAAAATCATCAGAAAATCCTTTCAAGTCTATGTTGGCGCCATCCAAATAAGGGGAAATTAATTTTAAAGATTCTTTGGACAGAAACCCGTTGGAAACCCAAATATTTTTTATGCCTCCTTTTTTAGCAAGCCGCATGGTATCTAGGGCGTATTCCAAGAAAATAACCGGTTCCGTATAAGTATAAGAAATACTGGGAGTATTGTTTTTAAGGGCTAATTTGACTATCTTTTCCGATTCTATTTTTTCCCCGGGAACCTCATCTTTATTTTTAGAAAATTGGGAAATATTGTAATTCTGGCAGTTTAAGCAACGGAAATTACAGCCCATTGTGGCAATAGAAAGAGAGGAGCTTCCCGGCAGAAAATGGAAAAGAGGTTTTTTTTCAATCGGGTCAACATTGCAAGCGATTAGCTTTTCATAATTTAAAGCGAAAAGCTTGCCTTTTATATTTTTTCTGACTTGGCAAATTCCTTTTTGATTTTCTAAAATAAAGCAATAATGAGCGCAGTTTTTACACTGAACCTTGTTTTTCGGAAGTTTTTCGTAAAGATAAGCTTCTTTAATCATTTTTTTATTTTATCATTTTTTTGAGATGAAAAAAAAGAGCGATATTAAATTTCGCTCTATCAATGGTTTTACTTGTTTAATTTTTTGAAAACAAACTTGTAAAGACTTATTACTATCATTACGAGAAGTCCAGCAAGAAATCCTATCATACCGAAAGCTAAAACGCTAATTATTATCCCTCCTTTAAAAATTTGAGGGGGTGAATTTCACCCCGTCGTTCAATGTCTAGGGCGTTGAGAAAAGAGCTGTTTCCAGTTTTGTTTGCATTTTTTTCAAATCTCGGAAGTCACTTTCCAAAGTTTCCAGAGATATATTTCTTCCGTTGTCTATATCCCTAAGATCTGTTTGGAAGTCTCTCAGAGCCTCTTCCCAATCATGGCGTTTCTCTCCTACTTTTTTATCCAACGTTATAACATCCATTTTTTTCCTCCTAACGTAAGGTATATTAGAGATTAACAAGTATTTAAATTTTTGTCAAATTAAAATAGAAAGTGTAATATGAATTAAAATTATTATAATAAAATAAAATGAAACACAGGGTTTTTATAGCTATTAATCTTCCGGAAAAGATAAAGAAAACGCTAATGGATTACCAGGAAAGATGGCGGGATTTGCCCGTCCGCTGGGTAAGGGCGAACAGCCTTCATTTAACTTTGGCTTTTTTGGGGGATATCGGAGACCAAGGCCTGGGCCTGGTTTGTCAGGGACTAAAAGATATCGTTAAAAAATATTCTCCTTTTTTTATTAATTTAACTCAAATTGATTATGATTTAAAAGAAGAAAAAATGCCTCGTTTGGTTTGGATAATTGGAGAAAAATCGGAGAATCTTTCTCTGTTAAAAAAAGATTTGGATGATTTTTTAAACAAAACTGTCGGATTTTTACCCGAAAGTCGAGATTTTTTGCCTCATATTACTTTGGGAAGAATTAATAAATGGCAATGGAATAAAATTGAACCTGACGAAAGGCCGGAAATTAAAGAAGATTTTTTTTATGATTTTGAAGTCAACTCAATTGAAGTAATGGAAAGTCATCTTAAAAGAACAGGAGCTGAATACATAACTTTACAATCAGAATTATTGAAAAATTATGAATAAAAAAATTCATTTTATAGGCATCGGGGGCATAGGAGTTTCTGCGTTAGCTAGATATTATTTAGAAAAGGGTTTTTCGGTTTCCGGGTCTGATTTGGTTGATTCTGAAATAACAAAAGCCATTAAGGAAAAAGGGGCAGTTGTTTTTATCGGCAAACACAAAGCGGAAAGTTTGCCCAAAGGAACTGATCTTGTGGTTTTTAGCCCGGCTGTTCGTTTTGATAACCCGGAATTAATGGAAGCTAAAAAATTAAAAATAAAAACTCAAAGTTATCCGGAAGCTCTGGGAGAGTTAACTAAAAATCATTTTACCATAGCGATTTCCGGCGCCCACGGAAAAAGCACCACTACGGCGATGATAGGGCTCTTATTAATTAAAGCCGGCCTTGACCCGACGGTTATTGTCGGAACTAAAGTAGGAGAATTCGGGGA
Proteins encoded:
- the amrA gene encoding AmmeMemoRadiSam system protein A; amino-acid sequence: MHPLVLLAKSAIENYIENNKIISIPSDFPKEYLKRKAGVFVTIMKQKKLRGCIGTYLATKENIAEEVIENAITAATQDHRFGKIKKEELLLLSYVVYILGTPEIITDLKELNPKKYGIIIKNIPSLLSEKKDAIFDDWPRAKSGLLLPDLEGIDNSEEQIDIACQKAGIDPEREGITIYKFSAEKYGE
- a CDS encoding class III extradiol dioxygenase subunit B-like domain-containing protein, whose amino-acid sequence is MDIVFSVFSPHPPILLPSIGSQKDRNKVKKTIQSLESLGKKFKKINPDLIIISSPHPDWGFNVPLFFLANEFKSEVKPYLVGLEPPDFYFKKGKEFYQTQILNCKMKIGLIASGDLSHCLKKDGPYGFNPQGPKFDKALIESLKRKDISAILKLNDDFPEAGECGLRSFCFTLGILEAHSTHSINSVQASSGLKWEPEILSYEGPFGVGYLVVNFKLK
- the amrS gene encoding AmmeMemoRadiSam system radical SAM enzyme; this translates as MIKEAYLYEKLPKNKVQCKNCAHYCFILENQKGICQVRKNIKGKLFALNYEKLIACNVDPIEKKPLFHFLPGSSSLSIATMGCNFRCLNCQNYNISQFSKNKDEVPGEKIESEKIVKLALKNNTPSISYTYTEPVIFLEYALDTMRLAKKGGIKNIWVSNGFLSKESLKLISPYLDGANIDLKGFSDDFYRKNCGGKLQPVLDNLVRIKNKKIWLEITTLVIPGLSDQLEMFEKIAKFIKKELGAETPWHLTQFYSKISWKLKKLPDTPVETLKRAWQIGKDAGLKYVYNGNVQGLESENTFCPKCDSLMIKRTGYDIQRFDKKGKCAKCKENLNLILN
- the thpR gene encoding RNA 2',3'-cyclic phosphodiesterase, producing the protein MKHRVFIAINLPEKIKKTLMDYQERWRDLPVRWVRANSLHLTLAFLGDIGDQGLGLVCQGLKDIVKKYSPFFINLTQIDYDLKEEKMPRLVWIIGEKSENLSLLKKDLDDFLNKTVGFLPESRDFLPHITLGRINKWQWNKIEPDERPEIKEDFFYDFEVNSIEVMESHLKRTGAEYITLQSELLKNYE